In Borreliella valaisiana VS116, the genomic window TATGACCCCAAAAAGAGTTTTCCATACAAGCGTGGGGTAAAACTTGTTCCAAAAGAGAACTCTATACATGTTGATGTTGGTGCTAGTACTGATATTTATGGCATATGTGTTGATGTATGTGAGTTTAGTTGCACCGCTTATGTTTTGCCAATTACAAATAACTTTGAAGGGTACCTTGTCACAAGAAATCTGAACATAAAAGCAGGAGAAATATTAGATATTAACAATAGTGGGGTGATTATCAAGGCTGATGGTGAATCATCGACTGCAATTAATGCTTATGCATTATCTGATTCATTTACAATCAATTTTGAGCTTGAAAAAGGGGACTTAGATCAATCTCATATCATCAAGCCTAAAGAAAATTATTCTATCAATTTGATAAAAGTTGTAATTTTTGGCAATAGGGGCCTTGAGAAAAAAATAGTTCTCCACGCTTTTTAGATATAGAAGAATAAAAAGGAGGTAATTGAGTGGTAGATACAACACAAGTAGTAAAAGATTACATTGACAAAAAAAGTAAGCTGGAAAAGTTTGTGAAAAATCAACAGCAGTACGCTAATTTGCTTAACAATTCAATTGAATTTAAAGACAAAAACATAAAATTTTTAACCCCTATGGGCACTAGAACCAGTAGACTTGATAAATTGGAAAATCATCCATTTTTAGGATATCCATACAAGTGCGGAGTTAAAAGGGTTATTCAAGGGGAAAAAGAAAATGAAATTCATTATGAGCCTTATGTTGAAGCTGGGGGTGGTGAAGACTTATATGGAATATGCATTGATATAGATGATTTTAGCAAAACAGCTACTATTGTTCCAATTACTAATAATTTTGAGGGGTATTTGGTAGCAAAAGATTCTACGCCTAAAGCAAAAGACAAGCTTATTTTCAATAAGAACGGTGTTCTTGAAAAAGCACCCGAAACACCAGCAAATAAGGGAACTATTCATGCAATAGCATTATCTGATGCAAATAAAATTAATGATGATGTTTATTTGGTAAAAGTAGTAGTATTTGGCAATAAAGCCATAGGTCAAAATTAATGATATTAAGGAGAAATAAATATGGAATTATTTGATGAAAATTATTATGCAAAAGCTGTAGCTAATATTATAGGAGAAGTTAAGGACCCTATAATGTATAAATGGTTTTTACCAGAACAAATTGAAGATGCTGATCTTAAAATGGGCTATCAAAAAACTGTAAAATGGGACGCGTTTCTAAATGCCAATCCTACAACAATTGCCAATGAGGTTAATACTATATCAACTATTGGGTTTAGTTCTCAAGTAGTAAGGCTTAATTATTTGAAATTGCAGTACAAATTTAGGCACTTAAAACAGACTTCTGAAAAATTTTACACTTCGGACTCGTATATTGGAGACATTAATAATAATTTATTGCCTTTTGCTCAAGCGTATAAACTTGCAAGCAGCGAAATTATCAAGCTTATTAATCACTTTGTGCTAACTGGGACTGTTTCTATTCAAAAGGATGGAAAAAATCAAAAACGTTTACTTCCTAATATGTATGGACTTCTTAATATGCCCGAACAAATAAAAGAAGAAGTTCAAAGTGCTGATAAGGACAAAATGGAAAAAATATTTGAAAAAATTGAGGCGGGCCTATCTAAGTTAGAATTGGGCGATGAATTTTCTACACCTATGATGGTAATAGTTGACCCTGCAACTTCATTGAAATTGGTAAAACCATATGCAGCAACACAAGCTAACGCAATTAGTTGTGAAAAATGGGAAGATATTTTGATTCAAACTATTAAGGCTATTAATAATAGAGAGGACGTTTACATTGAAACCTCAAATTTGCTAAAACACCAAATACTGATTTACCCATTAAATCCAGAACTAATTAAGTTTAAACCTAGCAAGTATATGTTGCCTACACCAAATGAACAAGTTGATAGAGACTCAACTGATATTGCTCATTCATACATTGATTTTGTTTTAGGTGGATTGCTTGCTACTAAAAATACTATTTTGCAAGTCAATATCAAACAAAACTAAACACATGGGGCAAATAAAATGAGCGAACAAAAAGACTTGCAAACACAATTTCAGAATGAAGAAGAACTTTTAGTAACAAAACTTCATTCTGAAGTCCTATTGTTATTAGGAATAGACCAGTTTGCATTAAGCAGGCAAAATTTCCTACTTCATTTATCCTTGCTTAATACAATTCTAGTAACAAGTGGTATTGATGCGAGTTCACTTACATATGAACAAATATTTTTACTCACCTTTTATCATATGGGTTGTCAATTAAGAAAACAAGGGGTTGTTCGTGAATTTGAATTTGAAAGAATAAAAAAAGAGAAATTCAATGAACTTGAACTTGATTATTATCCTAGTGGTAATGGGGGAATTGAAGGTGGTGGAGAAAGTTGTAGCTCAAACAAAAACTTTTGCTTACAATTTGATGCATTTTTAGAAAAACTAAAAAGAGAAACCTTAACACCATCATGTTTAGGAGTTGTCTAGTGAATAGTGTTAGGAAAAGACTAGCAAATATGTCTGTACGTATGATTAACGCCTTTAAGGATTCTGAAACTCTAAGATTTTATAAAGGAAACATTATAAAGCTTGAAAATGACGACTCTTATCAACAAATATTTGACAAGAATGAGTACACTGAATTTATTGGCGTTATTATTGACATAAAGCCAAGAGAACTTACAATGCTTTATGACTCCAATATATCTGATATTCAAGGGTATTCTAAACTTTACACATATCAAAATCTCAACTATGAACTAAAAGATAGAATATCAATTTCAGATTCAGTTTACTTTGAAATATTTAGCATTGACACCTCAATTGGCTACTTTACTTTAGTTTTAAAGGAATTTATATGGACATAGAAAAATTTACAATTGAGTTAGAAATTGGCTGGTTCGGGGGTCGTTCTAATATTGCTAGAATGCATGAAAAAGGGAGCGTTAATTTACCAGCAAGAAAACATTTAACTAAAATTGCTGGTAGCACAGAGTTTAGAGAATATATCAACAATAGTTATATAAATTCAAAATTTAATATTGACCCTAAATTGGGAATAAATGCTATTGGACAAGCTTTTATCAGATATTACCAAAATTATGTGCTATCAGGGCAAGTTACACCGGGTTTAAAGGCTAGCACAATCGAAAGTAAGTCAAAAAAAGGTAGTAACACCGCATCAGTTCCACTTGTTGATACGTCTAAAATGTTATCAGAACTCACTTATAAGGTAATTGAATGATTTTGAATTTAGATACAATCTTAAGCTATTTACTTAAAATATTTCAAGGATTTAAGATCTATGCAACTGAAAATAATTTTGAATGTGATATCATAAATACTTACAATCACCCCTATCTTTCAAAAATTACAACTGCTAGCCCTAATATAATAGCATTGAAATTTGATAGTACAAAACATCTATTTGATCATAATTCTAAAACTGGTGCATTTTATGAAAATGCTTTGGAATTTAGCATAGATTTTCAAGTATATATTATTGTAGTAGTGTTAAATTCTAAAGATTTTGAAGCTAATTCAAGAATGCTAATACTTTATGCTATGCTTAGCGAATTCCTACACAATAGAACCCATAAGTATACTCTAGCAAGTCCATATCAACCCGCATATGTAAATAAAATTAACTTTTACATTTATCCAATATCTAATATGCAAACAGTTGGATTGATTAATTTAGGTACAAAATATAGCAACCATGCATACAGTTCTTCTGTAGCATTCACTGCTAATGTAAAAATAACTGAAATTTTAAAGGAGAAATACGAAATTGCCGCAAGATACAATTAATGTAAGTTTGGTTACTTCTAGAATTCAAGCTAGCAAGCCCAATTATTATAATCCACTTTTGGTTTATAAAGCAGCCAAAATAAAAGTTAATAAAGATAATGATGATTGTAAAATATTGAGCTTGACTGTTAATAACTATGAACAACAAATTGAAACTTTAGAAAAAGATACTGGGGATAGTAACAATCAGTTTGAAAAAGAAAAAACACTACTAAAAACCGCAATGACTGATTTTTTCAATTCAAGCGAAGAGTCGTTAAAATCAGCTATGCTTTTTATCTATAAGGATAAGCCCGAAAAACTAAAAGATTACCTTAAAGCACATAGACACTCTTTTGTTGTGCTTATTAACACTCAAAATGACAATTTAGACGATGATGGACTAACTATTTATAAAGAAGACTATAATAAGTTCAAAATGCACTCAACTTTTTTTGTATTCTCAACTAAAGAAGATTCAATAAAAGGAATTTTCAATAATGGTAAAAGCAATGCTGATAAAGCAAGAAATATTGTTATTTATAGTAACAATAGAGATAATTTACACCTAAAATTTGTAAGCGTGTATTTACATCAAGCTAGCATTTCCCATTCTGTTAATCCTTATGGTATACCATTGGCCGCTGTACCACTTATTGATGATACTTTAATTACAAAATTAAGAACCGCAAATATCAACTTTTACTCACTTCTTAATGAAACTGGTCTTGATGGCATAAATGCTTTTAAAGAAGGGGTTGATCTAGCTGGAAATTCCATAGATGAGCTTTTCACTTATCATTATATAAAAAACGAGGCCATTATTGAGCTTATTCGAATTTGGAACAAAAACAATAGACAAAACAGTAAATTATCTGAACTGCAACTTAGTGGGACTAGGGACAATGCGTATACTTCTGCAATTGAATGCCTACTTAAAAAGTTTATTGATAGGGGATTGATTATAGAGTATAAAAACTTAAAGCTTATACTATCCCCAACTTCAATTCTAAAATTGGAACTTAGCGTGAATATTACTTACAACTTTAGTATTAATTCTGTTGCTTTAGTAATTACTTCTCAAGATATAGTTGATTATCAAAATAGTTTAAGTGCTTAAAAGGGGGACTAAAAAATGCAATTTTATGATTTAAGAGAAGTTTACTTTTCAATCGATGGTAGACAACTGCATAGTGGTAAGTTAGAGCTTACAAGCGAGCCCACAACTAGAGCAGTATTTAGCACTGAAGATAGGGGAACGCCCGTAATAAGCTTAAGAGACCCCAAAACAATAACTTATATTTTTAACATTGAAGTTACTTTGGGTAGTTATGACTATATTCTGTTAACTGAACTTTCGGACAATCAGTTTTATAACATGAATGTTAGCAAATATGATAAAATGCTTGATTTAGTATTCAATGATAGAATTGCTACCAAAATTATTACTAACTATGCAATTTTTACTGAAGAACCATCAAGAAGTTATTCAGCTGAAGCTGAAAAAGTGACTTTTGAAATTAGAGCTATTAATTGCCAAAAAACTCGCCCAAAAGAACACTAAAAGGAGTAATATCATGATAATGCGCTACAAAATGAAAATTTTGACTAAAAACAAAACCTATGAATATCCACTAAGAGTATTGCCGGTGTATGAATGGGATAAGGTATTGGGATTCAATCAAAATGACGCTATTTCTAAACTTAACGAAGTAAAATACCTAAGAGAAATTACAAGCTTAATGATAAGCTCAAAATTTTTAGATGAATTCTATGCGATTCTAGATGCGAATAGAGAATTCATTTCTTATTATAAGGACTATCTTGTTGCTATTATTTACACCGCGCAATTCAATACTTTTCACATGGACAATGATCTAAAAAAACCTGCTTTAGTATATCTGAGTGAATATGAAAACAATGTTGGAGATTTTATTACTTTTGAGTATATTAATGATAATTTTGATTATGCAAAAGTAACAGCTTTACTTACACCTAATTTCAATGAGCTGGACACTAGTCAATGCTAAAGCACAGAAATAGAGATATTGATAAAGCTATTGAAAATCTTAATGATAGCAGAAAAAAGTATTTTAAGTTGGTTGAGGAGATAAAAAACAATAAATATTATTTCCCAATAATTATGAATATTTGCTCGTACAACGAAGTTAAGAAATTGCCTTATGACGAACTTATTGAAGTCAATCAAATTGCCAATTTAAAATTAGAAAAAGAATTGTTTGAATTAATTTTGAGCAAATGAGGATATTTAATGAGCGACAAATTCACCATTAAATTTAAGGGCGTTCTTGATCATGCAGCAACAAAAAAGGCTATTGAACAAGATATTACCAAAATGGAGAAATATCTTAAGCCTAAAAAATCAAATTTTGGTAGTACTAAAGATATTGTTAAAAGTAATTTATTAGATAAGAAAGAAGAACTAAGTAGACAATCTAAATTTGAAAGTTTAAGAGAGCGTGTTGAGAAATATAGACTTACAGAAACTAAAAAGCTTATAAAGCAAGGTATGAGTTTTGAAAAAGCTAGAAAAGAGGCGTTCAAAAGATCATTAATGGCTGATAGAGACAAAAGGCAACTAGAATATAAAAAGCTTACAAAAGAATCAAAAGCAAAAAGTAAAATGTCATCGAGTTCTCAAGAAAAAGGATTCGTTGCCAAAATTGCTATAGGTAGCACCATTGGAAATGTTCTTAGCAACGTTATTGGCAAAGTTTCGAGTGGAGCTTTAGGATTTGCTAAAAATTCAGTTGAAGAGACCACTAAAACAAACAAAATGAAACTTCTTAATAATGCAGTTTTTACAAAAAAGGAGCGCAATGAGCTTTTTGGGGCTATTGGGCATATGAAAGGTTTTGAACGCAGCCTAGAAAAAGAAGATTTTTTACGCAAGGCAAGCACATTAAAAAGCTCCCTAGTGGAATTAGGTTTTGAAGACACAAATAGTTTAAAAAAAGCCGTAGAGTTTGCAGCTAAGCTTAAAGCTAGTGACGCTGCAACTAGTAACGATGACGCTATTACTGCTGTTGATGAATTACTTAGGGGAAGTGGAGACTCTCTTTTTGAGTTAATGAAACAATTCAACGGAATAGGTAAAGACTATTTAGAAACGAAGAAATTAAATTGGCAACTAGATTCTCAAACAAATTTAGAATCTAGAATAACTATGCTTCATAAAATGTTAAACGATTTAAATTCTTTAAATATTATGCAGGCTTCTGACGCTTATGATAGTCTTCAAAGCAATGTGGCTACAGCTGAAGAAACTCTTGCAAAATTGACCACTTCTGTTTTAAACCCACTGCTTAACGCTATTAACACCACTGCTAAATACTTCACTGATTTTAATGTAGAGACACACATAGTGAATCCTTTAATTCGGGGAATGAAAGATATTTTTGCATTTCTTAATCCCTCAAAGTTATTTCAAAATATAGCAAATGAAGTAGTTAATAAGGTGAACAATACATTGAGTAACATAATTGGAAATGACAATAAAAACGGCGGCCCTTCACAAGATAATAATATAAGTGGCCCATGATTTTGATAAAATGGTAATTATTTATGGATATTAATAACAAGTCTATATCTCCTGCAGAGATTTTTCAAATAGTAAAAGATGTAACAACCCAAATATTTGCCCTTTTTGGAGCAGATAACTTTTTAGTGCTTTTCCCAAGGCCTGATCTTAGAGGCTTTGGCTATGTTCCCCAATTATTCTTTATA contains:
- a CDS encoding DUF759 family protein, which codes for MSDKFTIKFKGVLDHAATKKAIEQDITKMEKYLKPKKSNFGSTKDIVKSNLLDKKEELSRQSKFESLRERVEKYRLTETKKLIKQGMSFEKARKEAFKRSLMADRDKRQLEYKKLTKESKAKSKMSSSSQEKGFVAKIAIGSTIGNVLSNVIGKVSSGALGFAKNSVEETTKTNKMKLLNNAVFTKKERNELFGAIGHMKGFERSLEKEDFLRKASTLKSSLVELGFEDTNSLKKAVEFAAKLKASDAATSNDDAITAVDELLRGSGDSLFELMKQFNGIGKDYLETKKLNWQLDSQTNLESRITMLHKMLNDLNSLNIMQASDAYDSLQSNVATAEETLAKLTTSVLNPLLNAINTTAKYFTDFNVETHIVNPLIRGMKDIFAFLNPSKLFQNIANEVVNKVNNTLSNIIGNDNKNGGPSQDNNISGP
- a CDS encoding DUF1506 family protein, with product MNSVRKRLANMSVRMINAFKDSETLRFYKGNIIKLENDDSYQQIFDKNEYTEFIGVIIDIKPRELTMLYDSNISDIQGYSKLYTYQNLNYELKDRISISDSVYFEIFSIDTSIGYFTLVLKEFIWT
- a CDS encoding DUF3890 domain-containing protein, translated to MSEQKDLQTQFQNEEELLVTKLHSEVLLLLGIDQFALSRQNFLLHLSLLNTILVTSGIDASSLTYEQIFLLTFYHMGCQLRKQGVVREFEFERIKKEKFNELELDYYPSGNGGIEGGGESCSSNKNFCLQFDAFLEKLKRETLTPSCLGVV
- a CDS encoding DUF1463 family protein, whose amino-acid sequence is MQFYDLREVYFSIDGRQLHSGKLELTSEPTTRAVFSTEDRGTPVISLRDPKTITYIFNIEVTLGSYDYILLTELSDNQFYNMNVSKYDKMLDLVFNDRIATKIITNYAIFTEEPSRSYSAEAEKVTFEIRAINCQKTRPKEH
- a CDS encoding DUF764 family protein; translated protein: MILNLDTILSYLLKIFQGFKIYATENNFECDIINTYNHPYLSKITTASPNIIALKFDSTKHLFDHNSKTGAFYENALEFSIDFQVYIIVVVLNSKDFEANSRMLILYAMLSEFLHNRTHKYTLASPYQPAYVNKINFYIYPISNMQTVGLINLGTKYSNHAYSSSVAFTANVKITEILKEKYEIAARYN
- a CDS encoding DUF228 domain-containing protein, coding for MVDTTQVVKDYIDKKSKLEKFVKNQQQYANLLNNSIEFKDKNIKFLTPMGTRTSRLDKLENHPFLGYPYKCGVKRVIQGEKENEIHYEPYVEAGGGEDLYGICIDIDDFSKTATIVPITNNFEGYLVAKDSTPKAKDKLIFNKNGVLEKAPETPANKGTIHAIALSDANKINDDVYLVKVVVFGNKAIGQN
- a CDS encoding DUF1322 family protein, producing the protein MLKHRNRDIDKAIENLNDSRKKYFKLVEEIKNNKYYFPIIMNICSYNEVKKLPYDELIEVNQIANLKLEKELFELILSK
- a CDS encoding DUF1473 family protein, whose amino-acid sequence is MIMRYKMKILTKNKTYEYPLRVLPVYEWDKVLGFNQNDAISKLNEVKYLREITSLMISSKFLDEFYAILDANREFISYYKDYLVAIIYTAQFNTFHMDNDLKKPALVYLSEYENNVGDFITFEYINDNFDYAKVTALLTPNFNELDTSQC
- a CDS encoding DUF228 domain-containing protein codes for the protein MALKDKEPLKDLNVDNNLQVGLELEVSAATPRVKRQARQSENDAQGLDPYLDSVKELDDILLKFKKYAKSMSSIENKVFSSSNGCFNSKNARVDTYSFSCSSFTDKVEEYFYDPKKSFPYKRGVKLVPKENSIHVDVGASTDIYGICVDVCEFSCTAYVLPITNNFEGYLVTRNLNIKAGEILDINNSGVIIKADGESSTAINAYALSDSFTINFELEKGDLDQSHIIKPKENYSINLIKVVIFGNRGLEKKIVLHAF
- a CDS encoding DUF787 family protein → MPQDTINVSLVTSRIQASKPNYYNPLLVYKAAKIKVNKDNDDCKILSLTVNNYEQQIETLEKDTGDSNNQFEKEKTLLKTAMTDFFNSSEESLKSAMLFIYKDKPEKLKDYLKAHRHSFVVLINTQNDNLDDDGLTIYKEDYNKFKMHSTFFVFSTKEDSIKGIFNNGKSNADKARNIVIYSNNRDNLHLKFVSVYLHQASISHSVNPYGIPLAAVPLIDDTLITKLRTANINFYSLLNETGLDGINAFKEGVDLAGNSIDELFTYHYIKNEAIIELIRIWNKNNRQNSKLSELQLSGTRDNAYTSAIECLLKKFIDRGLIIEYKNLKLILSPTSILKLELSVNITYNFSINSVALVITSQDIVDYQNSLSA